A DNA window from Ipomoea triloba cultivar NCNSP0323 chromosome 10, ASM357664v1 contains the following coding sequences:
- the LOC116032016 gene encoding uncharacterized protein LOC116032016, which produces MADIVKQILAKPIQLADQVVKNADGVCSFRQECLEIKSKTEKLLGLLRQAARASSDLYERPTRRIIDDTEQVLDKALTLIFKCRASGLRKVFTIIPAAAFRKTSQQLENSIGDVSWLLRVSAPADDRDDEYLGLPPIAANEPILCLIWEQIAILCSGSVEDRSDAAASLVSLARDNDRYGKLIIEEGGVAPLLKLAKEGRMEGQENAARAIGLLGRDPESVEHIVNAGVCQVFAKILKEGHMKVQVVVAWAISELAANHPKCQDHFAQTNTIRLLVSHLAFETIQEHSKYAIASKHNMDIHTVVMANSGSGGTNMSDEDKHFETQVAHPMVNERATEMHNVVTNTLAMKPNANAKSQPQPQPQPNNNFKGGGSGKANSGKVNQRQKGQHHVAFPGNSIKGREYEDPQTKAEMKAMSARSLRHLCAGNASICRNITESRALLCFAVLLEKGADDVQYHSAMALLEITAVSEQNSDLRRSAFKPTSPAAKAVVDQFLRIITKSDSDIFIPSIASIGNLARTFRASETRMIAPLVALLDDREPEVTREAAIALNKFACTDNFLHVNHCKAIIQEGGTKHLVPLIYFGELMVQIPSIMLLCYMAMSVPDSEDLAKEDAFIVFEWATKQGHLMQDPMVVTLVQEARKSLELYQSRGSRGY; this is translated from the coding sequence ATGGCGGACATCGTAAAACAAATACTAGCAAAGCCTATCCAATTGGCAGACCAGGTTGTAAAGAACGCTGACGGCGTTTGCTCCTTCCGTCAAGAATGCCTAGAGATCAAATCCAAAACGGAGAAGCTTCTGGGGCTTCTCCGGCAGGCGGCGCGTGCCAGCAGCGATTTGTACGAAAGGCCCACGCGCCGGATCATCGACGACACGGAGCAAGTCCTCGACAAGGCGCTGACCCTCATCTTCAAGTGCAGGGCGAGCGGGTTGAGGAAGGTGTTCACCATTATCCCCGCCGCCGCATTCCGGAAAACCTCGCAACAGCTCGAGAATTCCATCGGCGACGTGTCGTGGCTCCTCCGTGTGTCGGCCCCGGCGGACGACCGCGACGACGAGTATCTCGGCCTCCCTCCGATCGCCGCGAACGAGCCGATTCTGTGCCTGATTTGGGAGCAGATTGCGATTCTGTGCTCGGGATCGGTGGAGGACCGGTCCGACGCGGCGGCCTCGCTGGTGTCGTTGGCTCGCGACAATGATCGATACGGAAAATTGATCATAGAGGAAGGCGGAGTGGCGCCGCTGTTGAAATTAGCGAAAGAAGGGCGGATGGAAGGGCAGGAAAACGCCGCAAGAGCCATTGGGCTTCTAGGGCGTGATCCTGAAAGCGTGGAGCATATTGTTAACGCCGGTGTCTGCCAGGTATTTGCGAAAATTCTCAAAGAAGGGCACATGAAGGTTCAAGTTGTGGTGGCTTGGGCTATCTCTGAGTTGGCGGCAAATCATCCCAAATGCCAAGATCATTTCGCCCAAACGAACACTATCAGGCTACTTGTTAGCCATCTTGCATTCGAGACAATTCAAGAACACAGCAAATACGCCATTGCTAGCAAGCATAACATGGACATTCACACAGTGGTGATGGCAAATTCAGGTTCTGGTGGCACCAATATGAGCGATGAAGACAAGCATTTCGAAACACAAGTTGCTCATCCAATGGTTAATGAAAGAGCCACCGAAATGCACAACGTGGTAACCAACACATTGGCCATGAAACCAAACGCGAATGCGAAATCACAGCCACAGCCACAGCCACAGCCTAACAACAACTTCAAGGGCGGGGGAAGTGGCAAAGCGAATAGCGGTAAGGTTAACCAACGACAGAAGGGGCAGCACCATGTTGCATTCCCAGGAAATAGCATTAAGGGAAGGGAATATGAAGACCCACAAACCAAGGCAGAGATGAAAGCCATGTCTGCTAGATCTCTCAGGCATTTGTGTGCAGGAAATGCTTCGATTTGCAGGAACATTACGGAGTCTAGAGCGCTTCTGTGTTTTGCAGTTTTGCTGGAGAAGGGAGCTGACGATGTGCAGTATCATTCCGCCATGGCGTTGTTGGAGATCACAGCAGTATCAGAGCAGAATTCAGACTTGCGCCGCTCTGCTTTCAAGCCTACTTCCCCGGCTGCCAAGGCCGTTGTAGACCAGTTCTTGAGGATCATAACTAAATCTGATTCAGACATTTTTATACCCAGCATCGCGTCTATAGGTAACTTAGCCAGGACTTTCCGAGCTTCAGAAACAAGAATGATTGCCCCCTTAGTCGCACTGCTCGATGACAGGGAGCCCGAGGTGACTAGGGAGGCAGCAATCGCACTCAACAAGTTCGCCTGTACCGACAATTTCCTTCATGTCAACCATTGCAAGGCCATAATTCAAGAAGGGGGCACTAAGCACCTCGTACCTCTTATCTACTTTGGTGAGCTAATGGTTCAAATCCCTTCCATAATGTTGTTGTGTTACATGGCAATGAGCGTTCCTGATAGCGAGGACCTAGCCAAAGAGGATGCATTTATAGTTTTTGAGTGGGCCACAAAGCAAGGTCACTTGATGCAAGATCCCATGGTTGTAACACTAGTGCAGGAAGCTAGAAAGAGTTTGGAACTTTATCAATCTAGAGGATCAAGGGGATATTGA